The DNA region TGACAGCCGCGCGTAAGGCGCAAGCCGAAAAGCGGCTGGAGGACCATCGGCGCGATGATGGGGCGTGAGCGTATGGTGATGTGCGCCCTTCGGGCGGTCCCGCCCCTCCTCGGCCTGTTCCAGGCCTCCTCGCAGCGGTTCGATCTGAGATGAGCGGTGCCGCGTCCTCGGCCCGGCCACGCAAGCGGTCCCTGACATTGCAAGGGCACCGCACCTCGGTCTCGTTGGAGGATGCGTTCTGGGCGGACCTCCAGACCATCGCCGAGGGCCGGGGGCAATCGGTCAACGCGCTCGTGGCCGAGATCGACGCCGCGCGGGGCGTCTCGGCCGGGTTGGCGTCGGCAATCCGGGTGTTTGTGCTTCGGACGGTCAA from Jannaschia sp. CCS1 includes:
- a CDS encoding ribbon-helix-helix domain-containing protein — its product is MSGAASSARPRKRSLTLQGHRTSVSLEDAFWADLQTIAEGRGQSVNALVAEIDAARGVSAGLASAIRVFVLRTVKHGDGGSKA